The following proteins are encoded in a genomic region of Portunus trituberculatus isolate SZX2019 chromosome 13, ASM1759143v1, whole genome shotgun sequence:
- the LOC123503152 gene encoding uncharacterized protein LOC123503152, which produces MARRSARKVHAGLLHRFLGKESFMEFLKLQCIMTGSPRDVVKRVDLSRAYRRFCSARRLPAASMVNIGRHLGSQHVWASKRLGGANGRNQEYAYVGLSLKDAPDEVKEEQSSCPPTPATPATSPPPLPPSLFWEISQQQTVDWFSPSSKPLKISLSPTSSEDAMRLFDTFLQDHVECTGSAEDAVSIEELHKAYRRLCRSKGITPPSFSKLKTRCLTQRENVSISSISFQSVKRAYTGLRWTNSALQSLNPSRRVQPKPCSSCQAKNQAPAAPVVLCEMNQEGNDWIPLVRIDSTADQSSLRHWGDEDSSTFINTLVSPSTLLPAPASPPTPPETQDSSDLFQMLDMFDSTDLCMF; this is translated from the coding sequence ATGGCTCGCCGCTCTGCCAGAAAAGTCCACGCGGGGCTGCTTCATCGTTTCCTGGGCAAGGAAAGCTTCATGGAATTCCTGAAGCTCCAGTGCATCATGACGGGAAGCCCGAGAGACGTGGTGAAGCGTGTTGATCTCTCCCGTGCCTACAGGAGGTTCTGCAGTGCCAGGCGCCTCCCCGCAGCCTCCATGGTGAACATAGGGCGTCACCTGGGCAGCCAGCACGTGTGGGCGTCCAAGCGGCTGGGCGGCGCTAACGGCAGGAACCAGGAGTATGCCTATGTGGGTTTGTCCCTGAAGGATGCTCCTGATGAAGTCAAGGAAGAGCAGTCTTCGTGCCCTCCCACCCCGGCTACCCCGGCCACTTCGCCGCCGCCATTACCGCCCTCGCTGTTTTGGGAAATCAGCCAGCAACAGACTGTTGACTGGTTCTCCCCGAGCTCCAAGCCCCTCAAGATTTCACTGTCGCCTACCAGCAGCGAGGATGCCATGAGGCTGTTTGACACGTTCTTGCAGGACCACGTGGAATGCACAGGCTCGGCAGAGGACGCAGTGTCTATTGAAGAGTTGCATAAGGCTTACCGTCGGCTATGTCGGTCGAAGGGAATCACACCTCCGTCTTTCTCTAAACTGAAAACCCGATGCCTCACACAGCGGGAAAACGTATCCATCTCGAGCATCTCCTTCCAGTCTGTCAAGCGGGCATACACGGGCCTCAGGTGGACTAACTCAGCCCTTCAGTCCCTCAACCCCAGCAGGAGAGTCCAACCAAAGCCCTGTAGCTCCTGCCAGGCCAAGAATCAGGCACCTGCCGCCCCTGTGGTGCTGTGTGAGATGAACCAGGAGGGAAACGACTGGATACCGCTAGTAAGGATTGACAGCACCGCAGACCAGAGTTCCCTGAGGCACTGGGGTGACGAGGACTCCAGCACCTTCATAAACACCCTAGTATCTCCATCCACGCTCCTCCCTGCGCCCGCGTCGCCGCCCACCCCACCGGAGACACAGGACTCATCAGACTTGTTTCAAATGTTGGATATGTTTGACAGCACTGATCTTTGCATGTTCTAA